The Candidatus Thermoplasmatota archaeon genome window below encodes:
- a CDS encoding transcriptional regulator translates to MAVRREELLTRLRETLAKVGFFISDPHNIRSISFDIIARRDKELLIIKALTNIDSLSGDDAEELRILATTLVGSPMVIGLHSSSAKLDHGILYSRFGIPIISEATFHEHMLEGVPPFVYAAPGGLYVRLDGELLRKIREDRNISLGMLAEIAGVSRKAIQMYESGMGAMVEIAAKLEEYLNEPIVVPLNPFSYTLEVAKILRTFDEFKGLNRDVFEMLKEIGYSVTPTIRCPFDALASEEDVLLLTGVEDNVKMMARKARVVGNISRVTEKKSVIFVGEKTSIQSIEGTPLITEDELRRADDADDVLELILQREKRKKA, encoded by the coding sequence ATGGCTGTAAGAAGGGAGGAGCTACTCACAAGACTGCGGGAGACCCTCGCAAAGGTCGGGTTCTTCATCTCGGACCCACACAACATACGGAGCATAAGCTTCGACATCATCGCACGCAGGGACAAAGAACTCCTGATCATCAAGGCGCTAACTAACATCGACTCGCTATCTGGCGACGATGCCGAGGAGCTCAGGATCCTCGCAACGACTCTTGTAGGCAGCCCGATGGTCATAGGCCTGCATTCCAGCTCCGCCAAGTTGGACCACGGGATCCTGTACTCAAGGTTCGGCATACCGATCATCTCGGAGGCGACATTCCATGAGCACATGCTCGAGGGTGTGCCACCGTTCGTGTATGCCGCCCCCGGCGGCCTCTACGTCCGGCTTGACGGTGAGCTCCTGCGAAAAATCAGAGAGGACAGGAACATATCATTGGGCATGCTGGCCGAGATAGCAGGTGTTTCGAGGAAGGCCATCCAGATGTACGAGAGCGGCATGGGAGCGATGGTGGAGATCGCAGCCAAGCTCGAAGAGTATCTGAACGAGCCCATTGTCGTGCCTCTGAATCCATTTTCTTACACGCTCGAAGTCGCCAAGATCCTGAGGACTTTCGACGAGTTCAAAGGCCTCAACAGGGACGTCTTCGAGATGCTCAAGGAGATTGGCTACTCAGTAACGCCCACCATCAGATGTCCGTTCGACGCGCTTGCGAGCGAAGAGGATGTCCTTCTGCTGACTGGGGTGGAGGATAACGTCAAGATGATGGCAAGGAAGGCCAGGGTAGTAGGTAACATATCGAGGGTCACCGAGAAGAAGTCCGTCATCTTCGTAGGGGAGAAAACCTCTATCCAATCGATAGAAGGAACGCCCCTGATAACGGAGGACGAGCTGCGAAGGGCAGACGACGCTGACGATGTCCTGGAGCTCATCCTACAGCGCGAGAAGAGGAAGAAGGCATAA
- a CDS encoding VCBS repeat-containing protein — MNFDVRKRKSWKEDEGVSEIIGNILILMITIILFSGIMAFVQQMPVPEQATKADFSASVSFSPSGTTANLTVTHAGGAVMKTKDTFMLVDVNNLNTRYDLSNPVYGLKNTTQWSTGQSWTVALTDTSYTSSITVTVVDNVKHSAVWSSQVTGGSGRSPPNILQRYVDSDPTTPTADPVREWQDFSLFVTIVDPDNNLDTDDGIWIDSSQLETDSPGASHRTPQPPSGNIFRWDFSDILTRNLSARDLDGQTIMIHAWDQTGFQSVSTFVMTVTQLPTDTQFTNKTIEIQGGAVGEGGLPAYLTWSSPASGQGFGIYEEDHSAPGVANTSKPKTLFVKDETVFVRVASLRMTNILGANIMVISDTRTGGAYAVNYNLSSTRSAPFYPYAASSSAFVYEAKFYTDLLPPGSYTLEIVLSSHGAVAGTFERFETRQYIVIGQEDSPVSFIPGVWLFKDAARTILWGGKTMPFDISGGTFMVYASVKVIDAQASPAPYSEEVRVTDMTGGSQLYGKPGYAGPMISALSRANATAYKFDVDLRYSNGNQWFGGTGAYTLLMAKFSDANEGVYSLSQQIFVKADGSRADFFLGEDGVNVGHQNFDVRGYLTYIENNNFFTRIDLFNYQNTPTDKTTYEVLSMAVGDLSGDGSKDMLTGQKGGELLYYRNSINSLGTWQDGSRMPRPVGDPTNNIKWITVGDINGDGAQDFAYVSSSGATANRIVIYNNTYGMTPVIYKDYGATVVRKIMLRDMNGDDKADLIILAGAKIYVHDLSKWGTALPVEIAKIPDPDTTSGITDFDVADTNLDGRPDILTVGTGGAAAVNGVWVNNYTDNLAPNNKLLDDTLANWIPRLVSGKVIGGTTVTNTKIKDGIALKLAENQTQAPIGSVDARMKFLTTLANDPQQVLFVNARLLATNTEVFYVWYSTDAGGYGAYTLAFTINNLGGAFVNYTFSLPSTVANKNFYLRITDSSTSTAGTHIDQVEIDSVGVLSSIFGKYTTSRYQVVSDSPTVYTCVRAANIDGRGYLETVVAKDGLWKVYTNKTVLSGWSFTDANFYVRSSNALMTYSAPTLFDATDINGDGYTDILVCNVTAVQGTLTKVGFFMNLYPSTFFFTETDLGVAGGSGAITYAAACNLYK, encoded by the coding sequence ATGAACTTCGATGTCAGGAAGAGGAAGTCTTGGAAAGAGGATGAAGGTGTATCCGAGATCATCGGCAACATCCTGATCCTAATGATAACCATCATTTTGTTCAGCGGAATAATGGCATTCGTTCAACAGATGCCGGTTCCAGAGCAGGCAACGAAGGCGGACTTCTCCGCATCCGTTTCCTTCTCGCCCTCAGGCACAACCGCCAACCTGACCGTGACACACGCTGGTGGCGCGGTGATGAAGACCAAGGACACCTTCATGCTGGTCGATGTCAACAACCTGAACACGAGGTACGACCTATCTAATCCGGTCTACGGCCTCAAGAATACCACTCAATGGTCTACCGGACAATCTTGGACGGTGGCCCTAACTGATACCAGCTACACGAGCTCTATTACGGTGACGGTCGTCGACAACGTGAAGCACTCGGCGGTCTGGTCTAGCCAGGTGACCGGAGGTAGCGGCAGAAGCCCGCCGAATATATTGCAGAGATATGTCGACTCTGATCCGACCACACCGACGGCCGACCCAGTTCGCGAATGGCAGGATTTCAGCCTTTTCGTAACGATTGTGGATCCCGATAACAATCTGGATACGGACGACGGCATATGGATAGACTCATCGCAGCTTGAGACAGATTCGCCTGGTGCAAGCCATAGGACGCCCCAACCGCCGAGTGGGAACATCTTCAGATGGGATTTCAGCGACATTCTGACTAGAAACCTGAGTGCGCGTGATTTGGATGGACAGACAATAATGATCCACGCATGGGACCAGACAGGCTTCCAGTCCGTATCGACCTTCGTCATGACAGTCACTCAGTTGCCGACGGATACACAATTCACAAACAAAACGATTGAGATCCAAGGAGGGGCGGTGGGCGAGGGCGGCTTGCCCGCGTACCTGACATGGTCCAGCCCAGCTAGTGGCCAAGGATTCGGCATATATGAGGAAGACCACTCGGCGCCGGGCGTGGCCAACACCAGCAAGCCCAAGACGCTCTTCGTGAAGGACGAGACGGTATTTGTCAGGGTCGCAAGCCTGCGAATGACCAATATTCTTGGCGCAAACATAATGGTGATATCTGACACCAGGACTGGTGGTGCGTATGCAGTGAACTATAACCTGTCTAGCACCCGCTCGGCCCCGTTCTATCCCTACGCTGCTAGCAGTAGCGCCTTCGTGTACGAGGCCAAGTTCTACACCGACCTATTGCCGCCAGGGTCGTATACTCTTGAAATAGTACTATCCAGCCACGGAGCGGTGGCTGGCACATTTGAGCGGTTCGAGACGAGACAGTATATAGTAATTGGTCAGGAGGACTCTCCGGTGTCCTTTATCCCCGGCGTTTGGCTATTCAAGGATGCTGCCAGGACGATTCTCTGGGGCGGCAAGACGATGCCCTTTGACATCTCTGGTGGAACTTTCATGGTCTATGCGAGCGTGAAGGTCATTGATGCACAGGCATCCCCTGCCCCCTACAGCGAGGAGGTTAGAGTCACCGACATGACGGGCGGATCCCAACTGTACGGTAAGCCCGGCTATGCAGGCCCTATGATCTCTGCGCTGTCTCGGGCAAACGCCACAGCCTACAAATTTGATGTTGATCTGCGGTATTCGAACGGGAACCAGTGGTTTGGAGGTACGGGCGCATACACGCTGCTTATGGCGAAATTCTCGGACGCGAACGAGGGAGTCTATTCGCTTTCCCAGCAGATATTCGTCAAGGCCGATGGCAGCCGCGCAGACTTCTTCCTCGGTGAAGATGGCGTGAACGTTGGCCACCAGAACTTCGACGTCAGGGGCTATTTGACATACATTGAGAATAACAACTTCTTCACTCGAATCGACCTATTCAACTACCAGAACACTCCCACTGATAAGACTACGTATGAGGTTCTTTCGATGGCTGTTGGTGATTTGAGCGGTGATGGATCCAAGGATATGCTGACTGGCCAGAAAGGCGGCGAGCTTCTGTACTACAGGAACAGCATCAACTCTTTAGGCACATGGCAAGACGGCAGCAGAATGCCCAGGCCCGTTGGTGATCCAACCAACAACATCAAGTGGATCACTGTGGGCGATATCAATGGCGACGGAGCCCAGGACTTCGCGTACGTTAGCTCTTCGGGAGCTACCGCCAACAGAATAGTCATCTACAACAACACATACGGTATGACACCTGTCATCTACAAGGACTATGGCGCGACCGTCGTCAGGAAGATCATGCTGAGAGATATGAATGGCGATGACAAGGCGGACCTGATTATCCTAGCCGGTGCCAAGATCTATGTCCACGATCTGTCGAAGTGGGGAACCGCACTACCCGTGGAAATCGCCAAGATCCCAGATCCGGACACAACATCTGGCATCACCGATTTTGATGTTGCCGATACGAACTTGGATGGCCGTCCCGACATACTTACTGTGGGGACAGGTGGCGCGGCTGCCGTGAATGGAGTATGGGTGAACAACTACACTGACAATCTGGCCCCGAACAACAAGTTGTTGGATGATACCTTGGCAAATTGGATTCCACGCCTTGTGAGCGGCAAGGTCATTGGCGGAACAACAGTCACGAACACCAAGATCAAAGATGGCATTGCCCTGAAACTCGCCGAGAACCAGACACAAGCCCCGATCGGCTCAGTTGATGCAAGGATGAAGTTCTTGACCACGCTCGCAAACGATCCGCAGCAGGTTCTGTTCGTGAACGCGAGACTCTTGGCGACCAACACCGAGGTCTTCTACGTCTGGTACTCGACGGATGCTGGCGGTTATGGCGCATACACGCTGGCATTCACGATAAACAACCTTGGCGGCGCGTTCGTTAACTATACCTTTTCGCTACCGTCGACAGTTGCCAACAAGAATTTCTACCTGAGGATTACGGACTCATCGACATCTACTGCTGGCACTCATATTGACCAGGTTGAGATAGATTCGGTGGGTGTGCTCTCTAGCATTTTTGGCAAGTACACAACTAGCAGGTACCAGGTTGTGAGCGACTCGCCTACGGTCTACACATGTGTCCGAGCAGCGAACATCGACGGTCGCGGATACCTCGAGACCGTCGTCGCCAAGGATGGTCTATGGAAGGTGTACACGAACAAGACAGTACTCTCTGGCTGGTCGTTTACAGACGCCAACTTCTACGTCCGGAGCAGCAACGCCCTTATGACGTACTCCGCCCCGACACTGTTCGACGCGACCGACATCAACGGTGACGGTTACACAGACATACTGGTCTGCAACGTCACGGCTGTGCAGGGCACTCTGACTAAAGTCGGGTTCTTCATGAACCTGTACCCATCCACCTTCTTCTTCACGGAGACTGATCTGGGTGTAGCCGGTGGATCGGGTGCGATTACGTATGCGGCCGCATGCAATCTATACAAGTGA